The Clostridia bacterium genome includes the window TCGTTATATTTTTGCGAGAGCTGTGTCATGCGCGTCTGCTCTTTTAGCATCATGTCTTTGTCACCTGCAGCCTTTGCTATGGTATAGCGGTCACTCGAATGCCGAAAAGCCGTTTCAAGCTTTCGTTGTGCCTGGGTCGCTTCATACCCGTTGTACGTTTTGCCCTCAAAGGTAAAGGTCTTGCGGTCATTCTCTTTTAATCGTTCAAGCTCGCTCGCGTCATACGCAGGCTCTGAAACACCTAAAAGAATCGAAAATTTAAAGTGCAGGCAGTTCGGCTCATCCAATAGATGCTTCACCGTATCAAACGACGGATAATACACACCGTTTACCGTTTGCGCTTTACCCAGAGCATATTGCTTGCCACCCATTTCAGCATGCGTATCGCGCGGATTGGAATGATAAGAAATCTCTACACCGTTTGCACCAAACGCCTTGCCCACCATGTCAGCCGTCTCTTGGTTGCATTGCTTTACACCCCACAACACATTCTGACGAACCGCTGTATCCAATCGTCTGGAATAGCCTGTCGCATACTCCACCGTTCTGATACCGCTGTCTGCCATTGTCCGCATCACCTCGCGCATGGCACTCTGATAGCTTTCTGTGCCCATCTGCACCTTCTGAATCGCAAGGTCTGTTATTTTCGTATAGGTTTCGCTTAAAGAGGTCGGCAACCTTTCTGACATACCAAAATAAGTCGGCACAACCTCTCCATTTTTGCTAAACACCATAAACGCCGTGTGCTGTGCCAGGTTTTTTAATTCTCCAACCGTCTGCTTTGCCATGGCTTGAACATAGTCCTTCAGTTCCTTGTTTTGCGAATACGGAACATACGCCTTACCCTTTGCTTTAAAAAACGGCTCGCTGTATTTATAGTTTTCCTTTGCCACGGTGTCAAAGATGTCGTAAATCTCCTGCTCCGTTTTCTCGCTGAGCTGAGCAAGCTGTTCTGTTATGGCATCGATGTTCCTTGTGTTTTTATAAATGCGTTGGAGCTGATGCACTTCGGTCGGTCGCAAGTCGCCTATTTCTGTTATCCGCTCACCAATCGCAATCAGGTAATCCGAATTGATTCTTTCAAGTCGCTTTACAATCCGCTCCGGTAATGCGTTTATCTGATATTCATTCAGCACATTTATTCACCCACCAACTGGCTCATGGTCGGATTGTTTTTCTTGATTTCCTCAATCCGCTTTTTGGCATCGTCAAGACTTTCGCCCGGCATTACAAACTGACGGATTTCCGCAATATCTACAGCTCCGACAGAGCGCGCCTGCATCATCTGGTTAAAGGTCTCACTTGCATCCTCAAGCAAGGAATAAGACCAGTTATATAAAACCTCATATTCTCCGGGCGGTGTAATGCCGTAGTATTCTGCAAGCACATTCACGCCGTACATGAGGTCATCAAAATACTTCTCCACGTTCCGCGAAATATCCGAACAAAGCGCAAAAGTGTTGTATGTAGCGCGTTTAATTTCTGTAGCCGTGCCACCGCTCACCGACAAATCGGTTAAGATTCCGCGACTGGTACCAACCTCTTTTTCAAGCTGTGCCAAAAGATGCTCTAAACGGTTATAAAGCGCGCTGTCCCGAAATGCCGGGTCAAACACATCCAAAAACGCCTTACTGTCGAATGAACCGACTGACCGAAGTTTTATATAAAGTCTGGAAAGCCTTTTGTCTTTTCCGAACAAAGTTTCATCTGCAAACACTTTAACGCGTTTGTCCTCGTATTCTTCTTCAATCTGCTCCAAACAATTCTCAATTTTAAGAATGGTCTTACCGCATCCGTAGGTGATTGGAACACCGTCTACCTTTTTCGGTCTGCGGTTACTGGTCGGACAGGTATAAATGCCGATGGGAAGCTTTTCCACACCGCCGATACGCATTTCGGGCAAGATGCTTGCCCATTCTTCCACGTCAGTCAGCGGAATATCCCGACCGTTCAGTTTTGCAGTCTGTCTGATAATATAAACGCCACCGTCTACTTCGTATTCCGTAACGCGCACATAAATGTTGGATGTTTTCTGTTCGCGGATAACATCGGCAATCACAGTACATTTTGTAATCTCGTTCCCCTGTACACCGGTAACGAAAATACGGTCCTTTGCAACCGTATCCACAAAAATCTTTCTTTTCCCGTTCACAGTAACAGAATACGGCAAGGATGCAATCATACCGCAACCGTTCCCCACCGCAATGTTTTGCTTCATGTCGTTCCAAACCGTTTGCGCCACATCATCCAGTAAAGCACTTCGGCGGTTGTCACCAATTACCGAAACGGAACTGTCTGAAAAAGTCAGCACCGAAAGAACGTTGGAAAAAACCGCCGTCCAGTTCGATTTGGAAACATCCATATATTTTTCAACGTCTTCTTTGTTTTTTTCAAAGCTGCCGTTTCGCATTTTATTCACAAGCTTTTCAAGCAAATCAGCAAAATATGCCCACATATATCATCCCTCCAACAAATCACGGATAAAGCTTTCAAAGCTGTATTCAAAAGCATCCAGTATATCCACATTGCTTGTACCATCGTCAAGCCGTTCGTCCTTCTTTACGTTTTTTTCATTCCATCTGGCGTTTTCAAGACCGTCCGCCAAATCATCGTTTTCGTTCTCCACCAAAAAAACACGGCGCGAAGAAAACAATACATCCTCGCACCGTATTCGGTCAATGATTTCGTTTTTTATCGAGTTGCAGATAGCATAATCCGTCTTGTTCCGCATCTCGTTTATAATTGCCTGCTCGGCACTGTCTGCATACACATAATCCACAAAGCCGTATGTTTTTGTGATTTCGTCCGCAAACTGCTTAAAACTGCTTATAATATCCTCTACAGAAGTACCCGTTGCCGGTATCGCTCTGGATTTTAAAGCATACACCACGTCAATCCGTTCGGTGAAACCGCTTGCCACAAATGCGTGCTGTGATTTGTTTCCGCCAAAGTCAACGCCGATGTTGATATATTTAAGCGAAGGCACGTCCTTTTGTTTGATGCTGTACCGCTTCTGGTTATCTGCAAAGGTTTTATAAATAAGCCCCTCTGCATTCACCCAGCGACCGCGGATAAACCGCTCATAGAAAACACCCGAATATTCTTTTTTGATGTTCTTTATGTAATCCTTCGGCAAAAAGGTGTTATCATCTATCAGAAAACGCATGGTCAACAAGTCCAGTTCTTTCTTCTTGTCTAAGAATTCGGTTTTTAACCAATGCTTCGGGCTGTCGGGGTTAGTAGTCCCGATAAGCTTTGCATCAGGCTCAGACAAACGCGAAAGCAACATGTTAAAAAAATCCTGTGGGAACAGTGTGATTTCGTCACAGTAAACGCCCTGCAATGTCATGCCACGGATTTTACTTTCACTTCGCACATCGTTTGCACCCTCTAAATAAATCTTTCGCCCAAACAGCTCGCCTTGCTTTTGTGCCAGAGAATACGAAAAATTATCTTTCCCGGCTAAGCCCTCCATCAGATCCAGACAGTTTCGCTTCAAGGTAGTCAGTGTTCTTGCGACCATCATATAACTTTTATTCTTTGGCATGGTCGCTACCCAGAACATCCACAAAACAATAGAAATCCATGTTTTACCCGAACGAACCGAGCCGTCTAAGATATTCAACCGCTTCAGCTTGTCCTTCTGCCAGGCGCGCATGAGTTTCAACTGCTTTTCGGTATATACATCATTCATCCTTCAATCCCTCAATCAGTCGCTCCAGTTCGCCGACATCCTCATTCTCAGAACTTTCGCCTGCTACATCTAAAATCAGCTTATAAAGCCGAGCGTCTCCTTTTTGTATCGCGTTCATGACCATAGAAGCAATCAAAAGATCGTGCATGCTTTCGTCAATAGATTCCTTGTTATATCGTTTCAAAAGCCGTTTTAAATCTGCCTCTGAAACAGATGCATTTAAAAGGCTTATCATCCTTTCGCGTGACGCCTTTTTTAGTCGTCTTGCTTCTCCTGACTTTTTACCGCCTTTGCTACCAATTTCTCGTGCTTCGCTCGTGCTTAACCGTCTCAAATTCTTTTCATTTGCCAACGCTCCTAACACCTCATTTTTATGCCCTGCTCCCTCCCCTGCATTTTCGGCATATACTACCCTTAATTCCAAATATTTTGCGTAAAAACAAAAGACGAACCAAACGGCACGTCTTTCGTTCAAAAAAGTAACAGGAGTTTTCAAATGGAAATCAAGCAAGTGTCCTTCTTCTAACTTTCCACAATACAATTATACCACACTTTCTTGTGTCTTTTTGTGGCTTCTTTATTTTCAAGACGGGATTGGCAAATCAGAGTTTATACGAACAGCAATAAAGAACTATTTAGGTGAGCTTTAACAGCTCGCCTATTTTTTTTAATGCTTTTCCGTGCAATCTACCGCGCACATAATCGAAATCAAAGTGAATCTCTATTGCGATATCCTCCCACTTCTTATACTGTAAATATCGCAAAATCAACAGTTGCTGATATATAGGATTTTCAACCTGCGAAATAGCCGTTACGACTTCGCTCTTGATTTGGTAAAGCTTTTCCAGAAGCTTATCAATTCTTTTTTCGTACCTTTTCATTGATTCGGCGTAGTCTACAAACGCGCGCTCTGAACCGTTGCCGTGTGAAGTTTTTACCGACACTTCACCAACACCAGCAGTGCATCGTGCAGCCGCCGTTATCAATTCTCGTTTCTCTGCCTCTAACACTTTTATACGTCCATCAATTTTATACGCACGGTTTAACCATTCTTTTGCAGTCATTCGTTCTTTTTCACCCTCTTTTCCGCTTCACTCTTTTCAAAAAACACACTTTTGCCCACCTGCTGCTTGTTCGACACAATGCACCCGTTATCAAGATGCAAATACACATCATCTTTTGTGATGCTTATGGTCACCACCTCAGATTCCAACACATCCCCGGTGAAATGCCCAACCACAAAAACTCTCGTCCCAACCTCACACGGTATCTCTTTTGTTATCTTTTTCATTTTTTCAAACCTCTTTCTTTCGGCGTTCCTTTTGCACAATAAAAATCTGATGGCGGAATAAATCCGTTTAGGTTAGGACACCCTGTCCACTTGTTATGCGGAACATCGCAATCCTTACACCGTATAACTTCCACAACATCTGCGGTGGGTGTCTGCTCTATTGATTGTTTAACATCAGACAACTTGATATAGATTTCTCCATCTCTATCCTCAAAAACTGCACCCGTAAATTTTATTTCATTTATATCAATATACCTTGCCATTTAATCACCGCCTTCTATTAAAACAACATCGCCACAAGGTGTTTCTGCACTTGTCAGCCTTTCGGTAATCTGACACACTACACTTCCACCCCCATCTTGTTAGATTCCCATTTGAACAATGCTGACAATCTCTTGCCGTTATAACCCAAATACAAAATCGTATTATCGGTTTGAATATATCTCGAAAGAATTCTAATATAATCACTTCTCCCCACCTCTTTCTTTTGGTGTGCGTGTGTTCCATTTATTGATTGCATTTTGTTTCGCTTCTTCGTCTTTGCGATAAACAGTATCGTTGCCACCAAGAGGAATATTGCAACCGCATTTATGACATCTAATATCATATTCAAAACAGCCATAATATCCGTGCGTAGAACCGCCATACTCTTTCCATAAAGGTTTTCTTTCTATGTATGGGATTTCACCACAAAACGGACAAGGTAACAATTCAGCCATCACCCCTCACCGCCTTTCTCTACTCGCAATACTGTCGTCCCGTAAAAATCATTTTCATATTTGACTTTGCAATTCGCATATTGTGGGTGCTTTCTTAAAATCAAGCCAATAGAAAAATCCTCGTCAAGTCGTTTCCCTGTTATGTCGTTTTCGTCTTGCAAAACAAATACAGAATAACCGCCCACATTACCGCCACAATCTTTATGTATCTCTGCAAGTGTCTTTCCGATAGGGTTATACAAGAACATTATTCACTACCGCCTTTCTCGGTTGGGTGGTCGTTGCCGTAAAACAGTTCATACATTTTCTTTAATTCAAATTCGGGTATTTTGCCGTGCTTGACAAGTGCAAATAATTCAATAATTTTTGCGTAAACATTATTGAAATTATCGTCCTTTTCAACATCATCAAACTTTGATACCTCATATAAAGAATTGCACAAGCATCTTAATTCGTCATAATCAAATGTAACTGTGGCAAATTTGCTACTCGTATTGATTTCTCGTATTTTCATTTCCCCTCATCTTCCTTTCTTATCTGTTCTATCTGCTTTTCAAGTCTAATTATTTTCTTTTCCAATTTTCGCTTATCGTTGTTAAGCTCACATATTTCACGAATCAAAGCACGTTCATCCTTATCGCTGAAATACAGTCCAGGGCTTACAACTTCACACAGATAACACTTTTGCCCGCTATCAAAGTTAGTTTTTGCATCTTCGATTTGAAGAATTATATCTTTTGAGTCCCTTATATCCATAAGCGATAATAATACAAATCTGCTATTTTTATATGTTCTGACCATACCCACTTTCCTTTCTCTTCAAAGCTTCCTCGGCTTCCTCTTTGGTGATGTAAATATCTTCGGCATCATATTCTCTATCCGTATCAGGATCTATATATACTTTTGCTACAACTCCTTTTGAATTTATTTCAAATTCAGTAACATACGCATTTACGATTTCACCGTAATATTTTACATACACCACATCCCCCACATTACAAGGCGGAACAATGACACCATTTGCAATAAGGTAGTCGGCAAGGTCAGAAGATATACTCTCCATAAAACAATCTTCTGCTGTACTCATACAAGGATATTGATTTATCAACTCCACCAATCTATCACGCATCAGAACCACCTCCAAGCAATTCGGGGTTGTCGTGGATATTGCCAATAATTTCAAGTTTGTCAGATAAATTAAATCCGCTATTTTCATCAACCATAACCAAAAATTGTCCGTCTGTATATGTAACTACTGAAATAACGATATTGTCGCTATAATATGAACGATGTTGACAAATATCTCCCTCAAAAATCTTTTGTCCGTTCTTGTCGGTTAAGCCTGTGTATTGTCCTATTGTTTCGGGAATAACATCTATCCCCTCAATTCCAACATTATTGCAAGTGCTTCTTACTATCTCGAATCTTGTTCCTTCCGCAAATAAACTGCCTTGTACCCATTCGCCATTATCAACCCTTTTGCCCCTAAACAAAATCTCACGCATCAGCTTCGCCCTCCATTTCTTTTGGTTTTTCTTTTGAATTGCGATTTTATTGCTCTTCTTCCTTTACACTTTCATTCATATCAATTGCTTCTTCACATTTCAACTCATTTGGAATAAAGTAAATGCATTCGCTACCCGATATCCTACATTTAAAACGCATAATATCGCCGTCATAGAAACTGTATCTACAATCCATATCAACCCTCCTTAAAATCGTTCTTTCATTTGTCCATTTCTTTTAAAAGGTTGTCAATCTGCAACTCAAACACCTTCTGTGTATCGCCATAAGGATGTGATATTGCTTTCAACCTCTCCGCAAACTCTTTTCTTGCTTCGGATTCAATATTT containing:
- a CDS encoding Lar family restriction alleviation protein, yielding MAELLPCPFCGEIPYIERKPLWKEYGGSTHGYYGCFEYDIRCHKCGCNIPLGGNDTVYRKDEEAKQNAINKWNTRTPKERGGEK
- a CDS encoding PBSX family phage terminase large subunit; this translates as MNDVYTEKQLKLMRAWQKDKLKRLNILDGSVRSGKTWISIVLWMFWVATMPKNKSYMMVARTLTTLKRNCLDLMEGLAGKDNFSYSLAQKQGELFGRKIYLEGANDVRSESKIRGMTLQGVYCDEITLFPQDFFNMLLSRLSEPDAKLIGTTNPDSPKHWLKTEFLDKKKELDLLTMRFLIDDNTFLPKDYIKNIKKEYSGVFYERFIRGRWVNAEGLIYKTFADNQKRYSIKQKDVPSLKYINIGVDFGGNKSQHAFVASGFTERIDVVYALKSRAIPATGTSVEDIISSFKQFADEITKTYGFVDYVYADSAEQAIINEMRNKTDYAICNSIKNEIIDRIRCEDVLFSSRRVFLVENENDDLADGLENARWNEKNVKKDERLDDGTSNVDILDAFEYSFESFIRDLLEG